In Anaerosporomusa subterranea, one DNA window encodes the following:
- the gltS gene encoding sodium/glutamate symporter, which translates to MKFEIIKSVLTFTFDNIGTMTLAAILLMVGYWVKKKVPPLEKFCIPAPVVGGFIFVFINFMFYLSGAVAFKFDSTFMGAFMLAFFTTVGLGASLKVLLTGGKLLLLYWVVNVGVTIMQTGIGIGLGPMVGLHAVYGIISGPIALVGGHGGAAAYGQTLEGMGFPGASLVGLASATFGLVVASLIGGPLGRRLVVQYDLKPNLDDNFTIDTSGYQETIKVEMDYGNTMKNITALLLCMTLGSVIVGWLGKLISMTIPTYVGAMFFAVLVRNLNEKYHFYKYSMEFNDKLGDICLGIYLSMALVTLKLWELAELALPLIIVLCVQTVVLVVLTYIVIFRILGKNYDAAVMCSGLIGHDIGSTPTAVANMTTIMEKYGPSRKALIIVPIVGAFLIDVFYQPFVIWCINIYAK; encoded by the coding sequence ATGAAATTTGAAATTATTAAATCGGTATTGACCTTCACCTTTGATAATATCGGCACTATGACTTTGGCAGCCATACTGTTAATGGTCGGTTACTGGGTGAAAAAAAAGGTGCCACCGCTAGAAAAGTTTTGTATACCTGCTCCTGTCGTCGGTGGATTTATTTTTGTATTCATCAACTTTATGTTCTATTTAAGTGGCGCGGTAGCATTCAAATTTGATTCCACTTTCATGGGAGCCTTTATGCTTGCTTTCTTTACAACGGTCGGTTTAGGAGCAAGCCTCAAAGTTCTGCTGACAGGCGGCAAGCTGCTTCTCTTGTACTGGGTGGTTAATGTGGGTGTAACCATAATGCAAACGGGAATTGGCATCGGCTTAGGCCCAATGGTCGGTTTACATGCGGTCTATGGCATCATATCTGGACCGATCGCACTAGTTGGCGGACATGGCGGAGCCGCGGCGTACGGGCAGACGCTCGAGGGAATGGGCTTCCCCGGAGCAAGTCTAGTCGGCTTAGCGTCTGCAACCTTTGGACTCGTTGTAGCCAGTCTGATCGGCGGACCGCTCGGTAGGAGGCTGGTCGTCCAATACGATTTGAAACCAAACCTTGACGATAACTTCACTATCGATACCAGCGGTTATCAAGAAACCATAAAAGTGGAAATGGATTATGGCAATACTATGAAAAACATAACCGCCCTGCTTCTGTGCATGACTCTTGGATCTGTTATCGTTGGCTGGCTCGGCAAATTGATTAGCATGACAATCCCCACCTATGTCGGCGCGATGTTCTTTGCTGTTCTAGTTCGCAATCTCAACGAAAAATATCATTTTTACAAGTACAGCATGGAGTTTAACGATAAACTAGGAGATATCTGCTTGGGCATCTATCTTTCCATGGCCCTGGTTACCCTCAAACTTTGGGAACTGGCTGAACTGGCATTGCCTCTGATCATCGTATTATGTGTGCAAACGGTTGTTCTGGTCGTACTCACCTATATCGTGATATTTAGAATCCTTGGTAAAAACTATGATGCGGCAGTTATGTGTTCCGGATTAATCGGCCATGACATCGGTTCAACACCGACAGCGGTGGCGAATATGACCACCATTATGGAGAAATACGGTCCGTCGCGTAAAGCGTTGATTATCGTTCCTATTGTTGGTGCGTTTCTTATTGACGTTTTTTATCAACCGTTTGTCATCTGGTGCATCAACATATACGCAAAATAA
- the ftcD gene encoding glutamate formimidoyltransferase, giving the protein MLKLVECVPNFSEGRRPEVIDAIVGEARAVSGVKVLDVKPDASHNRVVVTLVGEPQAVKAAAFHACAKAAELIDMEQHHGEHPRIGATDVIPFVPISEVSMEECVELAEQLGAEIAEKLNIPVYLYEAAAKSPARKNLPDIRKGQYEGLKQEIVKPERHPDFGPAKMHPRAGATVVGARQFLVAYNINLGTSDVKIAKKIANCIREAKGGYKYVRALGVMIEDRNVAQVTINMIDYTGTPLFRVFETVKSEAARYGVNIIGSELVGLTPMQALLDVAEFYLRLEGFDRKQVLENRLFE; this is encoded by the coding sequence ATGCTAAAACTAGTCGAATGTGTACCTAACTTTAGTGAAGGCCGCCGTCCTGAGGTCATAGATGCAATCGTCGGCGAGGCCCGGGCAGTCTCCGGCGTTAAGGTTCTTGACGTCAAGCCAGATGCCAGTCATAACCGGGTGGTTGTCACATTAGTGGGCGAACCCCAGGCAGTCAAAGCAGCTGCCTTCCACGCCTGCGCCAAAGCAGCTGAACTGATTGATATGGAACAACACCACGGCGAACATCCGCGCATTGGCGCGACGGATGTAATTCCTTTTGTTCCAATCAGCGAAGTCAGTATGGAAGAATGCGTAGAATTAGCTGAGCAATTAGGTGCGGAAATTGCTGAGAAGCTAAACATTCCTGTATATTTGTATGAGGCGGCTGCCAAATCTCCAGCCCGCAAGAATCTGCCAGATATCCGAAAAGGTCAATATGAGGGCTTGAAGCAGGAAATCGTCAAACCGGAGCGCCATCCCGACTTCGGGCCGGCAAAAATGCACCCGCGCGCAGGCGCTACGGTTGTTGGAGCCCGTCAGTTCCTTGTGGCGTATAATATCAATCTTGGTACGAGCGATGTCAAGATCGCCAAGAAGATTGCCAACTGCATCCGTGAAGCCAAAGGCGGATATAAGTATGTCAGGGCGTTGGGCGTCATGATCGAAGACCGTAATGTCGCCCAAGTCACCATCAACATGATTGATTATACAGGTACTCCTCTGTTTCGTGTGTTTGAGACGGTTAAGTCTGAAGCGGCCCGCTATGGCGTCAATATCATTGGCAGCGAATTGGTTGGTTTGACGCCAATGCAGGCGCTGCTTGATGTTGCGGAGTTCTATCTGCGGTTAGAGGGCTTTGACCGCAAGCAAGTGCTTGAAAATCGTCTGTTTGAATAG
- a CDS encoding cyclodeaminase/cyclohydrolase family protein, with translation MLVQQTVAGFIAELSSDSPAPGGGSVAALSGALGASLVGMVCRLTIGNAKYAAADVAMRGALVKVDELKDTLTRLIDKDTAVFNQVMAAYRLPKTTDAEKTNRSEVIQLALKEAAALPLSVAEHCLALLELSKQALVNGNANASSDAAVAGAMAHAGLAAALYNVRINAMSIKDEEFAVALQKSAKSLKSRADSMYKELEAAADVKIG, from the coding sequence ATGCTAGTCCAACAAACAGTAGCTGGTTTTATTGCCGAATTATCTTCTGACTCGCCGGCGCCAGGCGGCGGCAGCGTCGCTGCGCTTTCTGGTGCATTAGGAGCATCCTTGGTAGGCATGGTGTGTCGGCTGACGATAGGCAATGCAAAATACGCCGCAGCGGACGTGGCGATGCGCGGTGCGTTGGTCAAAGTGGATGAATTGAAGGATACACTGACCAGATTAATTGATAAAGATACTGCTGTTTTCAATCAAGTGATGGCTGCTTACCGTTTACCGAAAACAACAGATGCAGAAAAAACCAATCGTAGTGAAGTGATCCAGCTAGCTCTGAAAGAGGCTGCTGCATTGCCGCTATCTGTGGCTGAGCATTGCCTAGCCTTGCTTGAATTATCAAAACAGGCTTTAGTCAACGGCAATGCCAACGCGTCTAGTGACGCGGCTGTAGCTGGCGCAATGGCTCATGCCGGGTTGGCGGCTGCGTTATATAATGTAAGAATCAATGCGATGTCGATAAAGGATGAAGAATTTGCTGTCGCTCTGCAGAAGTCGGCCAAATCGCTGAAATCTCGTGCGGACAGCATGTACAAGGAATTAGAAGCCGCTGCCGATGTGAAAATCGGTTAA
- the pdxT gene encoding pyridoxal 5'-phosphate synthase glutaminase subunit PdxT produces MLTIGVLALQGAIKEHLDRLQSLPQVKGILVKTTMELEDVDGLILPGGESTAMGKLLREFDLLEPLTAKIKAGLPVWGTCAGMILLAKSISGQPDNHLGVMNICVQRNGYGSQLDSFSVNTVLPDIANTPIPLVFIRAPYVESVGQDVKILAKIDDKIVAVEQDNMLATAFHPELTSDLTFHKYFADKVRKAQTA; encoded by the coding sequence ATGCTGACAATCGGCGTACTGGCGCTGCAGGGAGCGATTAAAGAGCATTTGGATCGGTTACAGAGTCTGCCGCAGGTAAAGGGAATACTGGTTAAAACCACGATGGAATTGGAAGATGTGGATGGCCTGATTCTCCCAGGCGGTGAATCGACCGCCATGGGCAAGCTGTTGCGTGAATTTGACCTTTTGGAACCGCTGACCGCAAAAATAAAAGCAGGCCTACCCGTCTGGGGAACCTGCGCCGGTATGATTCTGCTGGCTAAATCCATCAGTGGGCAGCCTGACAACCATTTGGGCGTCATGAATATTTGTGTTCAACGCAATGGTTATGGCAGTCAGTTGGACAGTTTTTCAGTCAACACGGTACTGCCGGATATAGCCAACACCCCTATTCCGCTGGTTTTTATCAGAGCTCCGTATGTAGAGAGCGTAGGTCAAGATGTAAAAATACTAGCTAAAATTGATGACAAAATTGTGGCCGTCGAACAGGATAACATGCTGGCAACAGCTTTTCATCCTGAATTAACGTCTGATTTGACTTTTCACAAATACTTCGCCGATAAAGTCCGCAAAGCACAGACGGCATAA
- a CDS encoding PLP-dependent aminotransferase family protein produces the protein MNEQFFDFVSIQLSKDNKDSLYVQLYGALRELILQGKLSHGYLLPPVRKFAAFLTVNPGTVVNAYKLLEQNGYIFSRAGSGSYVAEIHDQVLAEAEQTVFETDMEAFAETLADSIAPIANDCIDLASITPDPEMVPIEDFKSVLIEVIDRDKGYAFTYQEGQGYYPLREAISLYLKPQGVNSIPENMQIISGAQQGIDIVAKALLRYGDYVFTESPTYPGAIAAFRSRGAKIIEISMEEDGINIAELEQKLRSFRPKLLYVMPNIQNPTGWSYSLNKRSRLMSLARYYDAIVLEDDYISELNFSNSSLAPLKAIDRDGRGIYLKSFSKLFMPGLRLAFLVTPPHLANTIMSVKHHSDISTAGLTQRAFDLYLRKGVWDKHIASVRNLYAERYQATLDAISRYLPEVTCHSPHGGLTCWLELPKGLSAEKIVQQARDKKVLLTAGTAFFPRRPIDSYLRISFAVADCDKIKQGIQTLGEVIQEQIYRI, from the coding sequence ATGAATGAGCAATTTTTTGATTTTGTATCGATACAGTTGAGTAAAGACAATAAAGATTCGCTATATGTTCAGCTGTATGGCGCGTTGCGAGAGCTAATTTTACAGGGAAAACTAAGTCATGGCTACCTTTTGCCGCCTGTTCGAAAGTTCGCAGCCTTTTTAACGGTTAATCCGGGCACAGTCGTTAATGCCTATAAGCTGCTAGAACAAAACGGCTATATTTTTTCCCGTGCCGGCAGTGGCAGCTATGTTGCTGAAATTCATGATCAAGTCCTTGCTGAAGCGGAGCAGACTGTTTTCGAAACAGACATGGAAGCCTTTGCTGAAACTCTTGCTGATAGCATAGCGCCAATTGCTAATGACTGCATTGATTTGGCTAGTATTACTCCTGATCCTGAAATGGTACCGATTGAAGATTTTAAAAGTGTGCTGATTGAAGTGATCGACAGGGATAAAGGATATGCCTTCACCTATCAAGAGGGGCAGGGCTACTATCCGCTTCGGGAGGCCATATCGCTTTATTTGAAACCCCAAGGGGTTAATTCTATACCCGAAAATATGCAGATCATTTCTGGAGCCCAGCAGGGGATTGATATTGTTGCTAAGGCGCTTTTACGTTATGGAGACTATGTGTTTACCGAAAGCCCTACATACCCTGGGGCAATTGCAGCTTTCCGTTCGCGGGGGGCCAAAATTATTGAAATTAGCATGGAAGAAGATGGTATTAATATTGCCGAGCTTGAACAAAAGTTGCGCAGTTTCCGGCCTAAATTGCTTTATGTCATGCCAAATATCCAGAACCCTACAGGCTGGTCCTATTCCCTGAATAAACGCAGCCGGCTAATGAGTCTGGCAAGATATTATGATGCGATTGTTTTGGAAGATGATTATATTAGTGAACTCAATTTTTCTAACAGTAGCCTGGCACCGTTAAAAGCCATTGACCGTGATGGGCGCGGGATTTATCTTAAAAGTTTTTCTAAACTGTTCATGCCTGGTTTGCGTTTGGCCTTTTTAGTAACTCCGCCGCATTTGGCAAATACGATTATGTCAGTTAAGCACCATTCTGATATTTCTACAGCAGGACTGACGCAACGCGCTTTTGATTTATATCTGCGTAAAGGCGTCTGGGACAAACACATCGCCAGTGTACGTAATCTCTATGCAGAACGTTACCAAGCGACTCTAGATGCGATTAGCCGGTATCTGCCGGAGGTCACTTGCCATAGCCCGCATGGCGGTCTGACATGCTGGCTGGAACTGCCTAAAGGATTGTCCGCCGAAAAGATTGTACAGCAGGCGAGAGATAAAAAAGTGTTGTTAACGGCAGGGACTGCTTTCTTTCCCCGTCGTCCCATTGACAGCTATTTGCGAATAAGCTTTGCTGTTGCTGATTGTGACAAGATAAAGCAGGGGATACAAACGCTTGGCGAGGTCATACAGGAGCAGATTTACCGGATTTGA
- a CDS encoding HD domain-containing protein translates to MKFKHSLTVEAVMQHFAQLFNEPDEDKWRVIVLLHDIDFEIYPARQGGGMRRTESAPIDDNAVLRKIYRQNI, encoded by the coding sequence ATGAAATTTAAGCATTCATTAACCGTTGAGGCGGTTATGCAACACTTTGCCCAATTGTTTAATGAACCAGACGAAGACAAATGGAGAGTAATTGTGTTATTGCATGATATCGATTTTGAAATATATCCCGCAAGGCAAGGCGGAGGAATGAGGCGTACCGAGAGTGCGCCGATTGACGACAACGCGGTATTGCGGAAAATATACCGCCAGAATATATAA
- a CDS encoding radical SAM protein, protein MKPHTAPRSETQYKQFFQKYPYLREEVNPNCGRIDLPVSPVCNIQCHFCKRGLNKEQNQSNSVILRPDQAFRVLDDALALWPEIITVGIAGPGDTLASPHALETFRLVHSKYPKLGKCLNTNGLLLREKAEALAEAGVNMISVNMNAVNVGILAQICSYVLHDNKYMTGEIAARWLILAQVAGIRATADLGMAVKINTVLIPGVNDHHISEVAKVAAQVGARFMNIMPLVPQHKFSDRRSPTDQELNAAKMAAERYLPCCCHSSTPGGMLKTSG, encoded by the coding sequence ATGAAGCCGCATACTGCCCCTCGCTCAGAAACTCAATATAAACAATTTTTTCAGAAGTATCCCTACTTGCGTGAAGAAGTGAACCCTAATTGTGGGCGAATTGATCTGCCAGTGAGCCCGGTTTGCAACATTCAATGCCACTTCTGTAAGCGTGGCTTGAATAAAGAACAAAATCAGTCTAACAGCGTTATACTGAGACCTGACCAAGCCTTTAGGGTATTAGACGACGCATTGGCCTTGTGGCCGGAGATTATCACGGTCGGCATTGCCGGTCCGGGAGATACTCTGGCTAGCCCTCATGCTTTAGAAACGTTTCGCCTTGTACACTCTAAGTACCCCAAGTTAGGCAAATGCCTAAACACCAATGGTTTGCTGCTGCGCGAAAAGGCAGAGGCGTTGGCTGAAGCAGGAGTTAATATGATTAGCGTCAATATGAATGCCGTTAACGTCGGAATACTGGCGCAGATTTGTTCATATGTCTTACATGACAACAAGTATATGACTGGTGAAATAGCGGCTCGTTGGCTGATTCTTGCCCAAGTAGCGGGGATCCGTGCAACAGCTGATTTGGGAATGGCTGTGAAAATAAATACTGTATTAATTCCTGGCGTCAACGATCACCATATCAGTGAAGTGGCTAAAGTAGCTGCCCAGGTTGGTGCGCGATTCATGAATATTATGCCACTTGTTCCTCAACATAAGTTTAGTGATCGGCGTTCACCTACCGACCAAGAACTGAATGCAGCGAAAATGGCTGCGGAAAGATATCTGCCTTGCTGCTGTCATAGTTCAACGCCTGGTGGCATGTTAAAGACAAGCGGGTGA
- a CDS encoding sulfate ABC transporter substrate-binding protein, which translates to MSILSNRPQKSGIRRFGLLIIALLLLAFSLAGCGAKQEAAADKGKPAAKEPVTLLNVSYDPTRELYKEFNDAFAKQWKEKTGQTVTIKQSHGGSGKQARSVIEGLEADVVTLALSDDIDELHKAGLIPADWQKRLANNSTPYTSTIVFLVRKGNPKNIKDWDDLIRPDVSVITPNPKTSGGARWNHLAAWGYALKQNNNDEGKAKEFLAKIYKNVPVLDTGARGSTTTFVERGIGDVLLAWENEALLATIELGKDKFDIVAPSVSILAEPPVSVVDKGVDKKGTREVANAYLQYLYSDQGQEIAAKNFYRPRNETIAKKYANQFPKLSLFTIDELLGGWGQAGKKHFGDGGIFDQIYTPKK; encoded by the coding sequence ATGTCAATTTTATCAAATCGGCCGCAAAAATCCGGAATCAGGAGGTTTGGCCTGCTTATTATCGCGTTGTTGCTGCTTGCCTTCAGTTTGGCAGGTTGCGGCGCCAAACAAGAGGCGGCGGCAGACAAGGGAAAACCGGCTGCCAAGGAACCGGTTACATTGCTTAACGTTTCCTATGATCCTACCCGTGAGCTATACAAAGAATTCAATGATGCGTTTGCTAAGCAATGGAAGGAAAAGACTGGACAGACTGTTACGATAAAACAGTCGCATGGGGGCTCCGGAAAGCAGGCCCGTTCTGTGATCGAAGGTCTGGAGGCTGATGTTGTCACATTAGCCTTGTCTGATGATATTGATGAGCTTCATAAAGCAGGGCTGATTCCGGCAGACTGGCAGAAACGGCTAGCCAACAATTCCACTCCCTATACTTCTACGATCGTATTCTTAGTGCGCAAGGGCAATCCCAAGAATATCAAAGATTGGGATGACTTAATCAGACCTGACGTATCGGTAATTACTCCTAACCCTAAAACATCAGGCGGCGCACGCTGGAATCATCTTGCAGCCTGGGGCTATGCGCTGAAGCAGAATAACAATGATGAAGGCAAGGCCAAGGAGTTCCTGGCTAAAATCTATAAAAATGTTCCTGTGCTTGATACAGGCGCCCGGGGATCAACCACGACCTTTGTCGAGCGGGGTATCGGCGATGTATTGCTTGCCTGGGAAAATGAGGCGTTATTGGCTACCATCGAGCTTGGCAAGGATAAATTCGATATCGTTGCTCCATCTGTCAGCATTCTTGCTGAACCGCCGGTTAGCGTAGTTGATAAGGGTGTAGACAAAAAGGGAACGCGCGAAGTAGCTAATGCGTACCTTCAGTACCTCTATAGCGATCAGGGGCAAGAAATTGCTGCAAAGAACTTTTACCGTCCGCGCAATGAAACGATAGCTAAGAAGTATGCTAATCAATTTCCTAAGCTCTCTCTGTTTACAATCGATGAATTGCTGGGTGGCTGGGGCCAGGCTGGTAAAAAACATTTTGGCGATGGCGGTATCTTCGATCAGATTTATACGCCAAAAAAATAG
- the cysT gene encoding sulfate ABC transporter permease subunit CysT has product MLSKSFAIKKHSILPGFGLTMGFTLLYLGILVLLPLATIFIKTAGIGWAQLWSIATEPRLVASYKLSFGASLIAAGINAVFGLLVAWVLVRYTFPGKRIIDGLVDLPFALPTAVAGITLTTLYAQNGWLGKYFELLGIKIAFSPIGVVVALTFIGLPFVVRMVQPVLQTLDNEVEEAAACLGANRFQTFTKVIFPELLPSLLTGFALAFARALGEYGSVVFISGNMPMRTEITPLLIMIKLEQYDYAGASTVAAVMLIVSFVLLFLINLLQWWSSNRRTLN; this is encoded by the coding sequence ATGCTATCTAAATCGTTTGCAATCAAAAAGCACAGTATTTTGCCAGGCTTTGGGTTGACTATGGGATTCACGTTGCTGTACTTAGGAATACTCGTGCTGCTCCCGTTAGCGACGATATTTATCAAAACTGCAGGGATCGGCTGGGCCCAGTTGTGGAGTATAGCCACTGAGCCGAGGCTGGTTGCATCCTATAAATTGAGTTTTGGGGCGTCGCTTATTGCCGCTGGCATTAACGCAGTTTTCGGTCTGTTGGTAGCCTGGGTCTTAGTGCGTTATACCTTTCCGGGGAAACGGATTATCGACGGGTTGGTAGATCTTCCTTTTGCTCTGCCAACCGCCGTCGCCGGTATTACTCTAACGACTCTCTATGCGCAAAATGGCTGGCTTGGCAAGTACTTTGAACTGCTGGGCATTAAAATAGCCTTTAGCCCCATTGGCGTCGTAGTTGCGCTCACTTTTATTGGCTTGCCGTTTGTCGTAAGGATGGTCCAGCCTGTTTTGCAGACATTAGACAATGAAGTGGAAGAAGCGGCGGCTTGCCTGGGGGCAAATCGATTCCAGACGTTTACTAAGGTGATTTTTCCGGAATTGCTGCCGTCATTATTAACCGGCTTCGCATTAGCATTTGCCCGTGCCTTGGGGGAATATGGATCTGTTGTCTTCATTTCCGGAAATATGCCTATGCGTACCGAGATAACCCCTCTCCTGATCATGATCAAGCTCGAACAATATGATTATGCTGGCGCCAGTACAGTTGCAGCTGTTATGCTCATTGTTTCATTTGTTTTGCTGTTTCTGATTAACCTATTGCAATGGTGGAGCAGCAACCGGCGCACATTAAATTAG
- the cysW gene encoding sulfate ABC transporter permease subunit CysW encodes MAGNIALKSGSAPVPRSTAIAELSPIRWILTSIALVFLGLMLVIPLIAVYTKALEGGIALYFKAVLETDALAAIQLTLLTVAIAVPLNTIFGLAAAWAIAKFEFKGKNFLITLIDLPFAISPVIAGLVFVFLFGRPGIFGAWVEAHGIKIVFSTPGIILATVFVTFPFVARELIPLMHSQGTAEEEAALTLGANGWKTFWHVTIPNVKWALLYGVILTSARAVGEFGAVSVVSGHIRGYTNTLPLHVEILYNEYQFVAAFAVASLMTLMAIFTLVVKNFVEWKVQQETKRPTTDAR; translated from the coding sequence ATGGCAGGAAATATTGCTCTCAAGTCCGGATCAGCCCCTGTGCCTCGTTCTACAGCTATCGCCGAGCTGTCGCCCATTCGTTGGATATTAACCAGTATCGCCCTTGTTTTTCTTGGGCTGATGCTGGTTATCCCCCTTATCGCCGTTTACACTAAGGCTTTGGAGGGCGGGATAGCTCTATACTTTAAGGCGGTTCTCGAAACAGATGCACTGGCGGCGATTCAGCTTACTCTGTTAACCGTAGCTATTGCCGTACCGTTGAATACAATTTTTGGCTTAGCCGCAGCCTGGGCTATCGCTAAGTTTGAGTTTAAAGGAAAAAACTTCCTGATTACGCTTATTGATCTGCCGTTTGCGATTTCGCCGGTGATCGCTGGTTTGGTCTTTGTCTTTCTTTTCGGCAGACCGGGAATCTTTGGCGCTTGGGTAGAAGCGCATGGGATAAAAATTGTATTTTCCACACCTGGCATCATTTTGGCGACTGTATTTGTTACGTTTCCCTTTGTTGCCCGAGAACTGATACCTCTGATGCACTCCCAGGGTACGGCGGAGGAAGAGGCTGCCTTAACCTTGGGCGCAAATGGCTGGAAGACGTTCTGGCATGTAACTATCCCTAATGTCAAATGGGCATTGCTTTATGGGGTTATTCTCACAAGCGCCAGGGCAGTCGGCGAATTTGGCGCGGTATCGGTCGTTTCGGGGCATATACGCGGCTATACGAATACGTTGCCGCTGCACGTAGAAATCTTGTATAACGAATATCAGTTTGTTGCTGCCTTCGCGGTTGCTTCACTAATGACATTAATGGCAATTTTTACGTTGGTTGTTAAGAATTTCGTAGAGTGGAAAGTGCAGCAGGAAACGAAACGGCCAACAACCGATGCGCGTTGA
- a CDS encoding sulfate/molybdate ABC transporter ATP-binding protein yields the protein MSIDIVDINKKFGAFTALKDINLTVPTGELVALLGPSGSGKTTLLRIIAGLETADQGSILFNGEDTASRNIQQRQVGFVFQHYALFRHMNVFDNIAFGLNVRPRKVRPTKSEIADKVNHLLSLVKLEGLASRYPTQLSGGQRQRVALARALAVEPQVLLLDEPFGALDAKVRKELRRWLRQLHDQLRVTSVFVTHDQEEALDVADRIVILNQGVIEQLGTPEEVYENPKNAFVYDFLGNVNLFHGRIHQGRVRIGSIEIDAPEYANTLDTQAISYVRPYNIEIVRATSEPDFIPARILFIRSVGPTVHLELKREDTGELVEAELSKEHYHELRLKSGEAVFVKPKDLKIFINDYCI from the coding sequence ATGAGCATTGATATTGTTGATATCAATAAAAAATTTGGTGCATTTACCGCATTGAAAGATATAAATTTGACTGTTCCGACCGGAGAGCTGGTTGCTCTCTTAGGCCCCTCGGGATCAGGAAAAACTACTTTGCTGCGCATTATCGCCGGTTTAGAAACAGCAGATCAGGGATCTATTTTATTTAACGGCGAAGATACGGCTAGCCGGAATATTCAGCAGCGTCAAGTCGGCTTTGTATTCCAGCATTATGCACTATTTCGCCATATGAATGTCTTTGATAACATTGCATTTGGCTTGAATGTCCGTCCGCGTAAAGTTCGTCCGACCAAAAGCGAAATCGCCGACAAGGTAAACCACTTGCTCAGTTTAGTTAAATTAGAAGGACTGGCCTCCCGTTACCCAACACAGCTTTCCGGCGGACAGCGGCAAAGAGTTGCTCTGGCGCGGGCTTTGGCAGTAGAGCCTCAGGTACTGCTGCTCGATGAGCCCTTCGGGGCTCTGGACGCAAAGGTCCGTAAGGAGCTGCGGCGCTGGCTGAGGCAGCTCCACGATCAGCTTCGGGTCACCAGTGTCTTTGTTACTCATGATCAGGAAGAAGCACTGGATGTGGCTGACCGCATCGTCATCCTCAATCAAGGCGTTATCGAGCAGCTTGGTACACCGGAAGAAGTGTATGAGAACCCTAAAAATGCGTTTGTTTACGATTTTCTTGGCAATGTGAACCTATTTCATGGCCGTATTCATCAAGGCCGGGTGCGGATCGGCTCGATCGAGATCGATGCGCCTGAATATGCCAATACACTCGATACGCAGGCGATCAGTTATGTTCGTCCTTATAATATTGAAATTGTTCGTGCAACCAGCGAGCCAGACTTCATTCCGGCGCGGATTTTATTTATCCGCAGTGTCGGTCCGACGGTTCATCTGGAGCTAAAGCGGGAGGATACGGGGGAGTTAGTCGAAGCAGAGCTGAGCAAAGAGCATTACCACGAGCTTCGGCTAAAAAGCGGCGAAGCTGTGTTTGTTAAGCCCAAAGATTTGAAGATTTTTATCAATGATTATTGTATATAA